ACCCATGGTCACTCAGAAAACTGATCCTTACTGACAGTAAGTAGGGAGAAGATGGGTCATAAAACCACAGATAGGTCAAAGATTGTGCAGGGCAAGCCTGAAGAATTTGTTGGtgcaaactagaggtcgaccgattaatcggaatggccgattaattagggccgatttcaagttttcataacaatcggtaatcggtatttttggccaccgatttgccaattttttaaaacatatattttttacacctttatttaactaggcaagtcagattaagaacacattcttattttcaatgacggcctaggaacgggggttaactgccttgttcaggggggattcggggattcgtttttgcaacctgccttacattgcactccacaaggagcatgcatggcaggctgactacctgttacgagggcagcaagaagccaaggtaagtttctagctagcattaaacttatcttacaaaaaactatcaatcttaacataatcactagttaactacacatggttgatgatattactagtttatctaacgtgtcctgcgttgcatataatcgatgcggtgcctgttaatttctcattgaatcacagcctacttcgacagacaggtgttgatttaacaagcgcatttgtgaaaaaagcactgtcattgcaccaatgtaccaaaccataaatatcaatgcctttctttaaaaccaatacacaagtatatatttttaaacctgcatatttagttaatattgcctgctaacatgaaattgtgtcacttatcttgcgttcattgcacacagtcagggtatatgcaacagtatgggccgcctggctcgttgcgaactaatttgccagaattttacgtaattatgacataacattgaaggttgtgcaatgtaacaggaatatttagacttagggatgccacccgttagataaaatacggaacggttccgtatttcactgaaagaaaaaaaaaattttgtttttgagatgatagtttccggattcgaccatattaatgacctaaggctcgtatttctgtgtgttattatattataattaagtatatgatttgatagagcagtctgactgagcgatggtaggcaccagcaggctcgtaagcattcattcaaacagcactttcatgcgttttgccagcagcccttcgctgtgctacaagcattgcgctgtttatgacttcaagccgggtgggtataatttgtggaacgttacaacaggaatctattccaaaaacttcgtaaataacaaggttgccaaaaaacaacgcatacaaagttgtatagtggcagaataagataccgggtagggagtggtctatttcattgcgtttttcactcatcacgtttattccgaaaaatgtctgtcctcactctggttgcctatggacaaacattaagaataagctacgaagtgagttgatgcctattcggcagctagttagcttggtttgtatgcgttgctactttgtatgcgttgttggttggcaaccttctactttacatttttttggaacagattcctgttggaacgttccacaaattatacccaccccttcaagcctatcaactcccaatattaggctggtgtaaccgatgtgaaatggctagctagttagcggggtgcgcactaatagcgtttcaaacatcactcgctctgagacttggagtagttgctccccttgctctgcatgggtaacgctgcttcgagggtggctgttgtcgatgtgttcctggtttgagcccaggtaggagcgaggagagggacggaagctatactgttacactggcaatactaaagtgcctataagaacattcaatagtcaaaggtatatgaaatacaaatcatatagagagaaatagtcctataattccaataataactacaacctaaaacttcttacctgggaatattgaccaccagctttcatatgttcccatgttctgagcaaggcacttaaacgttagctttcttacatggcacatattgcacttttactttcttctccaacactttgttttgcattatttaaaccaaattgaacatgtttcattatttatttgaggctaaattgattttattgatgtattatattaagttaaaataagtgttcattcagtattgttgtaattgtcattattacaaataaatacataaaaaaaaaaaaagatcagccgtttaatcggtatcggcttttttggggcccgccaataatcggtatcggtcgacctctagtgcaaACCCAGGCATTCCTATAATTTTTCAGCAAAAACGTCTGCTGGAAGCCCAGGACCTGGTCATCATCTGCCAGCGAGACAGACAAAATACAATAGCCCTGACTTCTAATGTGCAAACTACTTACCTACCTCACACACATACCCTTGATTTTACTAACATAGGAAGGCTTGGTCCATGGCTTATTCTGTCTATTTGCTTCGGCAGATTAATAAAAGCATAGCTAGTTATATCAACTTGATGAACAAAGGGCTTGAAACTGTGAAGCTGAAAACAGATGTTAAAAAGCACAGCTAGGTACAACACACAGCTTAATCCAACAGACAGAACCCTGACTCTTCATTTAAAACGATTTAAACAAATACAGTAATTTTCAAAGCAGGTGGGGATTTCTAGCCTGTAAGCTATTCAGTTGTTAGTTTAAGAAACTGGCAATAATAcagtactgttcaaaagtttgaggtcacttagaaatgtccttgtttttgaaagaaaagctactttttttgtccattaaaataacatcaaattgatcagaaacacagtgtagacattgttaatgttgtaaatgactattgtagcaggaaacggctgatttttaatggaatatctacataggcatacagaggcccattatcagcaaccatcactcctgtgttccaatggcatgttgtgttagctaatccaagttgatcattttaaaaggctaattgatcattagaaaacccttttgaaattatgttagcacaactgaaagctgattaaagaagcaataaaactggccttctttagactagttgagtatctagagcatcagcaattgtgggttcgattacaggctcaaaatggccagaaacaaagacctttcttctgaaattcgtcagtctattcttgttctgaggaaTGAAGGcgattccatgcgagaaattgccaagaaactgaagctctcgtacaacgctgtgtactactcccttcacagaacagaacaaactggctctaaccagaatagaaagagtgggaggccccggtgcacaactgagcagaaggacaagtacattagagtgtctagtttgagaaacaaacaccacacaagtcctcaattggcagcttcattaaatagtacccgcaaaacaccaaggGTATTCTAAGGgtattctaatgatcaattagccttttaaaatgatcaacttggattagctaacacaacatgccattggaacacaggagtgatggttgctgataatgggcctctgtacgcctatgtagatattagaggtcgaccgattatgatttttcaatgccaataccgattattggagggccaaaaaaaaagccaataccgattaatcggccgttcccccccccccccatttatttgtaataatgacaattacaacaatactgaatgaacacttattataacttaatataatacatcaacaaAATCAATttaacctcaaataaataatgaaacatgttcaatttggtttaaataatgcaaaaacaaagtgttggagaagaaagtaaaagtgcaatatgtgccatgtaaaaaagctcatgtttaagttccttgctcagaatatgggaacatatgaaagctggtggttccttttaacatgagtcttcaatattcccaggtaagaagttttaggttgtagttattataggaattataggactatttctctctatacgatttgtatttcatatacctttgactattggatgttcttataggcactttagtattgccggaacaactactccaagtctcagagcgagtgacgtttgaaacgctattagtgcgcaccccgctaactagctagccatttcacatcggttacaccagcataatcttgggagttgataggcttgaagtcataaacagcgcaatgcttgaagcacagcgaagacctgctggcaaaacgcatgaaagtgctgtttgaatgaatgcttacgagcgagCTGCTGCCTactaccgctcagtcagactgctctatcaaatcatatacttaattataatataataacacacagaaatacgagcattaggtcattaatatggtcgaatccggaaactatcatctcaaaaaccaaaagtttttcctttcagtgaaatatggaaccgttccgtattttatctaacgggtggcatccctaagtctaaatattcctgttacattgcacaaccttcaatgttatgtcataattacgtacaattctggcaaattagttcgcaacgagccaggcggcccaaactgttgcacataccctgactctgcgtgcaatgaacggaagagaagtgacacaatttcacctggttaatattgcctgctaacctggatttcttttagctaaatatgcaggtttaaaaatatatacttctgtgtattgattttaagaaaggcattgatatttatggttaggtacagtcgtgcaacgattgtgcttttttcgcaaatgcgcttttgttaaatcatcccccgtttggcgaagtcggctgtctttgttaggaaaaaaatagtcttcacagttcgcaacaagccaggcggcccaaactcctgcatataccctgactgtgtttgcaagagaagtgacacattttccctagttaaaagaaattcatgttagcaggcaatattaactaaatatgcaggtttaaaaatatatacttgtgtattgattttaagaaaggcattgatgtttatggttaggtacacgttggagcaacgtgtacctaagcgattatatgcaacgcaggacaggctagataaactagtaatatcatcaaccatgtggagttaactagtgattatgattgattgatgattgttttttataagataagtttaatgctagctagcaacttaccttggcttcttactgcattcgcgtaataggcaggctcctcgtggagtgcaatgtaaagcaggtggttagagcgttggactagttaaccgtaacgttgcaagattgaatccctgagctaacaaggtaaaaatctgtcgttctgcccctgaacaaggcagttaacccaccgttcctaggccatcattgaaaataagaatgtgttcttaactgacttgcctaattaaatgaaGGTCTAATATATATAAGACCTTTATATATAGTCTTCAcagttctatatatatatatatatatatatatatatatatatatatatatatatatgccaaatcggcgtccaaaaataccgatttccgattgttatgaaaacttgaaatcggccctaattaaccggccattccgattaatcggtcgacctctagtagatattccataacaaatctgtcgtttccagctacaatagtcagttacaacattaacaatgtctacactgtagttctgatcaatttgatgttattttaatggaaaaaattagcttttctttcaaaaacaaggacatttctatgtgaccccaaacttttgaacggtagtgtacatttttaCGGTATTAGAATGACAATTACTTACTTTTAATTGTCCTACTACCATACTCATTATACAGCTGTCAGGTGTGGGCTGGTGGTCTTGTGCTGTTATACTGTGGGCTATTTTTAAGAAGGGGAGAGTCTGAAAAGAAAAAATAATAAACAAGAGATGCATGCATTCACTAcggtaagtcactctggataagagcgtctgctaaatgactaaaatgtaaaatgtatctgAGACAAGCACATTCCATCAAGATATCCTGTTCAATCATTCAGTGCACTCCTGACATACTATTGAGACATTCCATTCTGCCATGCTCAGGTATATTTTAAAATGTCACTTACGGAAAGTTTCTCGACAATTGCTGCTTTCCCTTGGAATTGCTGTCCCTCCCATGTAAGGCATGATGCATCGATCTGTAAAAAGGAAAAGCAGAGGTTTGAGTTTGTCAGTGGGAGAAGGCATATTGGTGGTATAGGGTGGAAGAATGTGAGGTATGTCCCGACTCCCAATCTGTTTTATTCATGACTAACTTTTCTACGCATACTCAAGTTAGGGTATGAGAGAGTGAGGGAATATGCAACTATTTAGTCATGTACCATGTGGAAGAACAATAGAAGAACGGGCTCTGCTGCTCTTACTTTATTCTTCGATAAAAATTGAATTATTGTTTAAGGGCAAAATAGAGTTACCAGAAGCCTTTCAGTAATAGATTTGTATAATAATGTAAATGAGTCATAGCTTGTGCAGTTCTCCTCCCATGTAAAAATATAAATTGTGCTACCAATAGGGGGCTCACAAACAAATTGACTCAAGAATGCCAACTAAGCTGAACGTAAAGAAAAGGGAACAATCAACAACTTGCTTGTTCTCATGATTGATAAATGGACATTACAATTATTTGAACAGCTTAAAATAAGTCTATATGCTGTCTATTGTACCTCTTATTGAAATATATTATGCTTTAGCTTGTAAGTGTCAAAGTAGTATGCATATTTGCCTGTCCCACAGTCTAACTTGATACTTCTTTGGCCCAAAACGTTCCTCAGATGAATGTTTGTCAAAACTTATTTGATCTAGGTCTAGGATCAGTCTCTGAAACACATAAACCAAGTAAAGGTTTGAACAGTAACATTGAAATAGGGCAAGACTACAGAACATGAATTGATTCAACAATCTTTCCCTTGGATAGTGTTTGGAATGGAATTATCAGGGAGCATTTGCTCACAGGTCTGGAGATATTGTATGATGCACTATTTTTCTATTTGAAAAAAAGAACTGAACATTAACAAATATCCAATTCATTGTTGAAAATCATTACTATATGAGTTATAACAGATGCAGAGGTGGTTAGACTGTTGAAGGTGATGGTGGAATAAATGCAAGGGGGTGAGGACTGCAGTGGTGAGAACAGGACACAGGAAAGCATAACTATGATTAATATTCATTGGTACAGACAGATCCACTCACATATATTGCTCCAAGCTGGGTCCTGTCCGTGTCAAAGAGCTGGTAGTAATGTTGCACAAAACTGGATCCTATCTGTTCCCAAATCGGCTTTTCCCCCATTCTGAATCACCTGGAAACAAGTTCAATTGGAAGAGACAATCTTAGTGGTGTGGATGACATAGACTAAACTCAAGAAATCTGGGCAAGAAAGACCAGGTAGAGCTTGTGGGGTTTGTACTTAGGGGCAAAAGAAAGAGTCCACACCAATTGTTCcatatcaaataaaattgtatgtcacatacgctgaatacaacaggtgaagaccttaccatgaaatgcttacttacaagcccttaaccaacaatgcagctcaAGAAATAGAGTTGAGAACATATttactaaatacattttttttaatacaatCAACAAGATATTTAcagaacaataatgaggctatatacagggggtaccggtaccgagtcaatgtgcgggggtacaggtcagtcaaggtaatttgtaaatAGATAaatagcgagtagcagcagtgtaaaaataaagggggggggggggtgtcaatgtaaatagtttcatctatggatttcacatgactgggaatacagatatgcatctgttggtcacagatactttttttttttttaaaggtagaggcgtgaatcagaaaaccagtcagtatttggtgacCACCATttttcctcatgcagcgtgacacatctacttcacagagttgatcaggcggttgattgtggcctgtggaatattgtcccactcttcaatggctgtgcgaaattgctctaaaattacattggaggcggcttatggtagagaaatgaacattaaattctctgacaagagctctggtggacattctagtcagcatgccaattgcacgctccctcaatttgagacatctgtggcattgtcttgtgtgacaaaactgcacattttagagtgttcTTATTGTCCCccgtacaaggtgcacctgtgtaatgatcatgctgtttaatcatcgtattgatatgccacacctgccaggtggatggattatcttgggaaaggagaaatgcaaacaaatttgtgcacattttAGAGAAGTAAGCTTTTTCGGCATATGGAAAATTAAGGATATTTTAATTCAGCTCAAATAAcaatgcatttatatttttgttctgtataggaAATACATTTTTTGAATTCAGTGGTTCAACAATACATTAACAGCACCAGGAATACACGCACAGACTAAACGTTGTCTAAAAAAAGAAGCACTGTAGAGTATTCTTCTTTGGGGCTTTTTCAGAAAACAGAGACAGCTGATAGGACAAGGTTATGCTTCATTGACAGAGCAAGCAAACTACGCACACTACTTTAGAACAATTGAGCAAATACCACCAAGGGCCATAGTTTAGCAACAGTTACACCCAAATGATGGTACCTATTCTGACAATGCTAGCTAAGCTAGTCTTGTTTTGATCAGCGCTCTGTCAGTGACCGCGTCACAGCGTCTCACGTGCCTCCCCAACGCACGTTAACTTTATACGAAGCTTGCATAGCTTGCTACCTCAATTATTCACACGAACCTAGGAAATACTTGTTTACAAATCATCCCTTGGACTATAATTGCAACACGTTATATCCAATCGTGTCGTTTGAGATTTCAAAGAGAAGAtcgctactagctagctaactcaaTCAAGTTATTCAAGATACTAGCTAGCTACTACAGCTAACGTTTCATGTGTTAGTCAGCTGAATGCTAGCTACTTACACAGTCCGCTCACACCGTGAGCATGACATGGGCAATGTTGGACTCTTTCTTTGACTTTGGCTGAGCTAGCTAGCATAGGCAAGGCTAATATCAAAGATCAAACGTTGGTTGTCTGACTAGCTCGATGTCCCGTATTGCTTAGCTAATAAAATGCAATCAAAGGGCTAGAAAATGTCATTCTAAAGTGAATGCTAGATATACAAGTGGTATGGCACGTTCTTTCGCACTATCGACTGCTAAAAATACCCTAACCGTTCCTCAACATACTGAAGCTTCTTTCGACCGGGCCCAGACAGAACATAGGCGTGTCCTAGCTATCACTTTTGGCGAGCCACCGCCTGTCAAAAAGGTATATAAACTAATCCATTCTCAAACATAATAGGATACGGTTGTCGCTAGAAGAcaacaaatgtttttatttaatataGAATGACATGTTTTAGAAAAGCAACTTACCGCGAACCCAAAACCGTGCCCCGGCTTCCAGTTATGGCGATTACACCAGTTTAGGCGCATGCTCATCTGTCGAATGCTACGTGGGAAATGAAGTTCTTCAATCTATACAGCTGGTCGGTTTTTCCACCTACACGAAACTCTCAATATACAGAAATATTGTACCTTTTAAATCAGCCCACTTTAATGAAGgtaaactacatttgttgtggaaattATGAGGATGGGTAGAATGGCCATGGTTTTACATGCGGACATCCACAAGATGGCACAGTTCTAATGACACTGTATGCTACTATGAACAGAAGTTTGAATTGAGTAGCCACACACTGCTCCGGTGAACAATTTGCTAGCCTGGCTATTAGAACACCAGAGAAGTATGTGACAGCTCAACTTTGGGATGCTAATGTTGTTACGTAAATATTCAATTTCTGACACTGATAATAAATTACTGTGTGAAACACATTTGACTTACAGATAATTTCAGTAACAACAGTTCGTTTAAGTGTTTGTTTAATGTTCAACCTGGTTCCTTTGGAAATATATCATGAGTTTGCAGGCCACAAGGATAGCAAAGAAACAGTTAGATGCCTGATGGCTACCACTTTCTAAAAGTGCTTAGAGCGATTTAGTCCTGTTGTGGTGCAGGCCCAGCCCTGGTCACATCTACTGCCAGGAGGTGCTGCAGGGCCAGCTCTGTGTCCATTTGTGTTGTGTGCTGCTCTAGCTCCTCCTGGTGTATCTGGAATGCCATAGTTAGGACCCAGTCTAGTGTGGTAGCGTCCAGAGAGGGGTCAATGTTCTTAAAGGCAGCCCTTAGATCGGCCACAGTCACCTCTCTGTGAATAAAAAACACAATGCCCCTGATGATCCTTTCAAAACGGTTTACACTTTTCAAACAACAATGAAACAAGTGTATTACTTGTGCAAATGTAGATCTgtatacatttacgtcattttgcagacgctcttatccaaagtgaCTATGGTAGATTTCACCTAGCCTttgccgctaggctacctgccgtcctacAAAGGGTAAACGCTTTGCTTACCCTTTGCCTCCCAGCTGAGTCCTCAGTTCGCTGATATACATATGCCTCTCTGTGGAGGCCTGCTTCTTCACCAGATTCAGGAAGTCTTTGTGTTTCCCATCTGCATCCTGCATAGGACATAACACCATGTCTTTGCCACAGTAGACAGTAATGGTAGCCTACAGTGCatcaggaaagtattcagaccacttaatttgttcaacattttgttatgttacagccttattataaaattgattaaataaaattttcacattttataaagtattcagacattactctactttgttgaaacaccttaggcagtgattacaacctcgagtcttcttgggtatgaagctacaagcttggcacacctgtatttggggcgttaaccccatttttctctgcagatcctctcaagatctgtcaggttggatggggagtgtcgctgcacatctattttcaggtctctctagagacgTTAGATCAggttaaagtccgggctctggcccgaagccactcctgcgttggctgtgtgcttagggtcgttgtcctgttggaaggtgaacctttgccccagtctgaggttctgagtgctctggagcaggtttacagccttgttctaatccattttagaataaggctgtaaaccaTATaacctgaggctgcatttattgtagctggggattttaacaacaaggctacctaaattctatcaacatattgatTGTAGCACTCGTGCTGGCAAAactctggatcactgctactctaacttccgcgacgcatacaaggccctcccccgccctcccttggaaaatctgaccacgaatCAGTTTTGTtcctcaaacaggatgtacccgtgacaaggactattcaacactggtctgaccaatcggaatccacgcttcaagattgttttgatcacgcggactgggacatgttccgaGTAGCCTCAGAGAATACGCTGAATACGCTGATTCAGTGAGTAAGTTTAGAAGGAAGTGCATAGAGATGTTCTAcgcactgtgactattaaaacttgctgtaaccagaaaccgtggatagatggcggcattcgtgcaaaactgaaagtgagAACCATTTAACTATGGAAAAATGAcagggaatatggctgaatataaacagtgtagttattccctccgcaaggcaatcaaacaagtgaaatgctggtacagggacaaagtggagtcacaattcaacggctcagacacgagatgtatgtggcagggtctacagaaatTTTGCATGTCAACTAAAACtctctcaaacttttacagatgcacaattgagaggatCCGGTCAggctgcatcaccacctggtaatggcaactgcactgcccataactgcagggctctccagagtatggcgcggtctgcacaacacatctccgcgggcaaactacctgtcctccaggacacctacagcacccgatgtcacaggaaggccactGCCAGttcttattttacttttttttttacccctttttctaatacatttgcaaacatttctaaacctgttttcgcttcgtcattgTGTTGAGTGAAattattttagaataaagctgtggtattcaattggtagttagtcttgtctcatcactgcaactcccgtacggactcgggagaggcaaaggtcgagagccgtgcatcctccgaaacacaacccagccaagccgcactgcttcttgacacaatgcctgcttaacccagaagccagccaatGTGTTGGAGAAAACACtgtgcacctggcgaccgtgtcagcgtgcattgcgcccggcccgccacgatgggacaagaacatccctgccggcagccccatgggtctcccggtcgcggctggctgcgacagagcctggactcgaaccaggatctctagtggcacagctagcactgcgtagcggtgccttagaccactgcaccacttgggaggccccactgcctgttcaccccgctaccatccagaaggcgaggtcagtacaggtgcatcaaagctgggaccgagagactgaaaaacagcttctatcttaaggccatcagactgttaaacagccatcactaacacagtgaggctgctgcctacacacagacttgaaatcattggccactttaataaacggatcactcgtcactttaataatgtttacatatcttgcattactcatctcatatgtatatactgtattttattataatcttgcctatgccgctcggtcattgcttatccatttatttatatgtatatattcttattccattcctttacttagattgtgtgtattaggtagttgttgtggaattgttggaTTTCTTTCTATtgttgcactgtcagaactagaagcacaagcatttcgctacactcgcaataacatctgctaaccatgtgtatatgaccaataaaatgtgattttgatttgatcaatgatctctctgtactttgctccattcatctttccctcgatcctgactagtctcccagtccctgccactgaaaaacatccccacaacatgatgctgccaccaccatgcttcactgtagggatggtgccaggtttcctctagacgtgacacttggcattcaggccaaagagttcagtcttggtttcatcagaccagagaatcttgtttctcatggtcagag
The Salmo salar chromosome ssa16, Ssal_v3.1, whole genome shotgun sequence DNA segment above includes these coding regions:
- the nutf2 gene encoding nuclear transport factor 2, whose translation is MGEKPIWEQIGSSFVQHYYQLFDTDRTQLGAIYIDASCLTWEGQQFQGKAAIVEKLSTLPFLKIAHSITAQDHQPTPDSCIMSMVVGQLKADEDPIMGFHQSFILKNINDAWVCTNDMFRLALHNFG